One Sporosarcina sp. FSL W8-0480 genomic window, ATCTGAATTGGACAGGCTCGTAAGTAAACTGGTAACCGCTGCTATGTAGATGTCGTGCGCGATGCAGGATTTTGATCAAGATGACCTCTGCACTACGCGAAACTGGGTGGAAGTAGACTTGCCAATACATTTGGTAGCGGCTCATTATATAGTCTTCCACCGCGTGCATTCCACTAAACTTAATAACTACTTGCTCCTCGGCCGGACGCATGACTCGAAGTATTCGCTCCATGTCGAAATGACCGTAGGATACGCCTGTGTAATAGGCGTCCCGCTGCAAATAATCCATTCTGTCTGCGTCAATTTGGCTTGAAATGAGGCTGACGACAAGCTTGTCCGGATAAGTCTTTCCGATGACGTCTGCAATTTGTTGAGGAAAGTCCGGTGAGACGCGGCGAAGGACTTCATTCACTTCCGTGTCTCCTGTCAGGATATCTTGCGTGAACTTCTCATGGTCAAGAGCGAATACCTTTTCAAACGCATGGGAAAACGGGCCATGTCCGAGGTCATGCAACAAGGCTGCGCAAAGTGTCAGTAATCGTTCTTCGGCATTCCATTCCTTCTGCCCGCTAAAACCGTCATCAATGATCCGCCTCACAATTTCATAGACGCCTAACGAGTGTTGAAAACGGCTGTGCTCCGCCCCGTGGAAGACGAGGTAGGTCGTCCCTAACTGCCGAATCCTGCGAAGCCGCTGGAATTCCCGCGTGCCGATAACGTCCCAAATAACTTTGTCGCGCACATGGATATACCGGTGGACCGGATCCTTGAATACTTTCTCTTCGAAAAGCTTTTCATTTTTATAGTCCAATTTTCATCCACCTCCACCGATGCTTTTCTTAAGTATATCAAAAACTTAATAAGGTGGAAGATGAGAAAAGGACGGTTTTCTTATAAAGAGCTTTATATTTTTTGGAAAGTGTTCCAGTTTGAATGAATAAAAGGATTCAACACTGTCCACACTGACCGTAAGTAAGAGACTATGAACATGGCAGGAGGCAAGGAGATGGTGAAAGTTAGACAGGATGCTTGGCTCGAGGAAAATGATATTTTATTAGCCGAGACGGTTTTGCGGCATGTCCGGGAAGGCAGTACACAACTAAGCGCATTCGAAGAAGTGGGCGATGCCCTTAATAGGACAGCAGCCGCTTGCGGATTCAGATGGAATGCAGTCGTTCGCCGCGATTACGAGAAAGAGTTAGCTGAGGCGAAAAAGGAACGAAAACAGGCAATGCGCGTGTTAGGCGCTGATTTCAAGCGTCGCAGCCAACAGCTATATAGCCCTTTGACAGGGGATGATCAGGAGGAGCGGACACCTGTCCCACTATCCGCTTTATCCCTTGATACCGTGATTGCTTATTTAATTCGTTTACATCATAGCGGCGGAGGCGACTCTGAATCACTCAGATGGAAGCAGACTGCCAAAATCGCAAATGATAAAGTCGAAACTCTTCAAAAAGAGATTGAAAAGCTTCAACAGGAGAATAAAACCTTGAGAAGCGACTACGAACAGTTCGTGCAGATTATGAACCGTGCCCGTAGATTAGTTACTTTGGATGATGACACCGAGCGTACCGCCCCAGTCTTCACGATGGAGCGCAATGGCAATCTCGTATCAAAAGAACCGCCGATCAATCACTGATCTGGCGGTTTTTTTGGGAGTCGCGGATGCGTTTATGCGTGAGTCCGCGGGTTTATGCGTGAATCCTGCGATTTATGCGTGAGTCCGCGGGTTTATGCGTGTATCCTGCGATTTATGCGTGAGTCCGCGGGTTTATGCGGATTTCGCGTGATTTATGCGTTTTTAACCTTTTGCAAGCATTTTTTGATTTCGATCGACGACGCGATTCAAGTAGAACAGATAGAGTTCCATTTCTTCCGGTGTTAGGCCGGTCATTTGAATTTCTTCTGTTGATAGTGCTTGGAGCAGTAGCTGGACGCGGATGTTGACGTCGCTGACAGTTAGTTGTTGTCCTAACAGTTCCGACAAGGATGCCATTACTTCCGGCTGAATTTTTGGATAGGTGAATTTCGTCTGCTCACCCCGCAGGCCGTTTTCATATAAATCGCGTATTAGTTCTGCACGCTTGGCGCCGCTCCCTTCCACGCATAAATACACTTGGACAGCGACGCCTTGCCGAAGTCTTCTTTGGGATATCCCGGCGAACTTGCGGCCGCCAATGCTTAAGTCATACGTGCCAGGACAATAGGAGCCGACAATTTCATAGGCTTCTATTTGGTCTGCTGCTTCCGGAAACAGCATCTGGACAAAGCTGAGCATTGATTCATAACCTTCCGGAATATCGATGGAACCGTCTTGTTCGGATAGAATAATTGAGATATTGAGTACGCCTTCGTCAAGTACAACTGCAAGACCGCCGGAATTACGAACAATTGTTTTATAACCCGCTTCGTGTAGGGACGGCAATGCGTCGTCAATATGTGGCAAACGTTGATCCTGAATTCCAAGGACGATTGTTTCGTCATGCACCCACGTACGGACTGTCGGTACGGTCAATTTTTGGCCGACGAGATGGCAGAGCGTGTCATCCATTGCGAAGGATTCAAGGGCTGAGCGATTTATTGCAATCATCGATTCGTCGATGAAGCGCCATTTTGGTAATAGTAAATTGGACATTTCATTGTCTCCTATAGTTGTTAAATCGTTTTTTTCCGCTATAAGCATACACCAGATTAGGCTTGCGGAACAGCTATACACTTCTTGTCGATTATGTGAAGTCGACAGCTCAGAATCATGTTTTTGTTTCTCTTGTGTTAGACTATGGGGAGAAGTAAATCAACGTATAAAGGAGTTTGAATTCATATGAACGAAGCAGCGATTACACTCGATGGCTGGTATGTATTACATGATTTCCGCACGATGGATTGGGCATCTTGGAAGTTGATTTCGAAAGAGGAGCGTCAGGAAGCGGTTGATGAATTCATCGCTTATTTGGATAAGTTACAGCAAGCCGATGAGAATAAAACCGGCAGCCATGCATTTTACACGGTTGTTGGGCAAAAAGCAGATTTCATGTTGATGACGTTGCGTCCAACGATTGACGAATTGCAGGAGCTCGAAGCGGAATTCAATAAGTTGACGATTGCAGACTATACGATTCCAGCGTATTCGTATGTGTCCGTTGTGGAATTGTCTAACTATCTTGCAGGCGAGTCCGATGAAGATCCGTACCAAAATCCGTATGTGCGCGGACGTTTGTATCCGGAATTGCCACGTAGCCAGTACATTTGCTTCTATCCGATGGACAAGAAGCGCGATGGCGAGGATAACTGGTATATGCTCAGCATGGATCAGCGTAAGGCTTTGATGCGTAGTCATGGTATGATTGGCCGCGGCTATGCGGGTAAAGTGAAGCAGATCATTTCGGGTTCTGTCGGTTTTGATGATTTCGAATGGGGCGTTACGCTGTTTTCGGATGATGTGCTGCAGTTCAAGAAGTTGGTTTATGAGATGCGTTTTGATGAAGTGAGTGCGCGTTACGGCGTGTTCGGTTCGTTCTTCATCGGGACAATCTTGGAAGACGATAAAAAAGCTGCATTTTTTAATGTTTGATTAAATGAGTAAGGAGCCGCCAATACTGGGGCTCCTTTTAGTATGTTACTTCAATACGAAAAGTCCATAAAACGTCTCAAAAACGCATAAATCTGCCGAATAGTCCATAAACGCCTACAAAAACGCATAATTCTACCTAAAAGTCCATAAACGCTCGCAATCACGCATAAAACGCGATTCTAAAAAAGTTCTTATTCCTTTAGCCAGTTGATAACATCCTCTTTCAAGTCATTTCCATTCCAAAACGTTAAAGCTGCTTCTTCACCGAGGCGATCTACTAGATGTTCGACGTAATCTGTCCCTAATAAATAACCAATACGGTTTCGTCCGAAATAGGAGCCGCCGGAAAGTCGGAACCACTCTTTTTCCTTCGCCATATCCCATTCCCCTGTTGTGGCATCATCTAAAAACCGCCGCTTCACTGCGGATTTATTTTCCTCATAACACTTTACCCAAGGTTCACCTTCGTCATCATACGTAAAGTAGATCGGTTCCGATAGACCCGGGACAGTCTGTTTGGACAAATAGGTTGCGGCGCCTTCTGTGAAAAGAGTCGTTAAGCCATGCATCCAATCGACTGTTGACCAATCCATGCCTTGACGCGAGGCAATCGAAAAATGGGTGACATGTCCGATTTCGTGAGAGGCAATAACCTTTAAGTGATCTTGTTCTGCTGATAATTTTTCGACGGCAAAATAGATTTCCCTTTTATTGTCCCTTGTCACGAATGCGTTGGAGCCGAATGTGCCGACAAGTAATTTATAGCTCATCTCAACGTCAAGATCGTATTTCTTTTGATAGACCGCCGTCATTTCTTGAAGAATTGCGGGCAGGCTGTCTGAAATGGAATGGATGTCATCAAGTTTTTCATTATATTTGTTGAGTGCCTCTTTCAGGCGTTCCTCTGTTCTTGGGCAATGAATTGGAAAATATTTTGAATAGAGCGCTTCATTTTGATTCAAATAAGCTTCTAAGTCGGCAAGTGTTTTATCTTCACCCACTCCCCAAAAATCAATAAAACTTGGTATGTTATTTTCAATTCGCATGTAAATCCCCCCTTTTCTTCATTATACATCTTTCTGTGGTAAGGATTGGAAGGTTTTTTGGTCATGAATGAAAGGAGTAAAGCATATGGTTTACCGAGGGGGTTATGCTGTGGCCTGTACAAAATTGTCCACAAGTTTAATCCAATTTCAAAATTGAAAGGATGAAAAAATGGTCCAATACTATTGGAATCCCGGATTTCAGCAGCAACTTCCACAGTTTCAGCCGCAATTTCAACAGCCGAATCAATTTCCAAGCGGCACTCCGCCGCAGGCGACACTCCCAAACAATGGAAGGCCGCCTTTTGTCGAGCAATCGTATATAGAGAACATTCTTCGACTGAATAGAGGCAAGCCCGGCGTTTTCCACTTCTCGTTCGAGCATGCAGTCGAAGCAGGAAAAAACACCCTGGCAATCCCCGGAATAGTTGAAGCAGCCGGTCGTGATCACGTCATTTTAAGCACAGCTAGTGGCAAACGCTACTTGATGCCAATGATTTATTTTGACTATGCGGAGTTTAATGAAGAACTGAACTATTTCAATCAACAGACTTGACCACTAAAAAAAGGTCTTCCGCTGCCCTCACAGCAATGGAAGACTTTTTTTATTTTCAAGCCGCCACGATTAAAAGAAAAACGGTCTGAAGATTGTATGCTCTTCAAACCGCTTCATAATCATTATCATTTTCCAAATTTGATGGCAGCGATGATTAACATGATCCATCCTACGATGAATGCAACGCCGCCGATCGGGGTAATGGCTCCTAAGATGCCGATACCGGATAGGCTGAGGACGTATAGGCTGCCAGAGAAGATGATGATGCCGGCCAATAGCAAGTAGCCTGCCCATGTCAGTTGAGTGGACGGGCCCAATAATGACTGGCTCATAAGAATACCGACTACAAGAAGGCCGATTGCGTGAAACATTTGATATTGGACAGCCGTTTCCCAGATCGCGAGATAATGTTCAGATAGTTTTTCTTTTAATGCATGAGCGCCGAATGCACCGAACGCCACGGCAAGTGCCGCGTTAACAGCACCAGCAATGATGAAAAATGGCATATTGTTTTCCTACTTTCTATCAAATAGATAATTCTGCTCCATCTCTTATCATAGCTGTTTTTCGTTTTAATTAAAAATCAAAGATCGAGCCGCCATTCGCGTCTTCCTCGTCTAAATGCTTCGCTTCCAATGATGAAAGTAATGGCTTATGGGAGATGGCCATTGTTCGTGGGGTGATGATTGGTTCATCTTTAGGCGGGCGCTCAGTAGTAGCCCCTCCTAAAACGACTTGACATAGGGCCCTTACCGCAGATAACGCTTCACGGACAGTTTGGTCGTCTTTTGCAGATTTTGCGTAACTGAGCTGCCGTTCCATTTCCTCAATGATTCGTTCGTTCGTGATCATTGTTTTGCAACCCCTTTCTTCGGTTCATATTTTAAGCATTCCATTCCGGATGATCGCTTGACGACGATGGATGGGAGTTCGCGTGTTTTAAACCCGTACGCTTTGCAGCCGCGAGGGCTTTTCGGATCCCAAGTGACAAAAAAGTATTGGCATTGAAAACAATTCCCCGCCATTCGACCAACCTCTTTCACTTTACTGTACCACTCAAATCGATGAGTTAAAACTTCCAACTGTCTTGCACCAATCCACCGGTTTTTCATCCCACTGTTTCAAGATCTGATTCGCCTTGGAATACGGCTTGCTGCCGAAAAATCCACGCCTAACACTGAGCGGACTTGGGTGAACGGATTCGATAATTGCATTTCGTGTTACGTCAATCAGCTTCTTTTTCTCTTGCGCAGGTCGCCCCCAAAGGATGAAAACAACCGGCTTTTCACGAACCGATAGTTTTCGGATCACTTCGTCGGTAAACAGATGCCAGCCGCTTTTTCGGTGGGAGTGCGCCTCCCCTTCCCTTACCGTCAAAATGGTGTTGAGCATGAGTACGCCTTGTTCGGCCCAACCGGTAAGGGTTCCCGTTTCCGGAATGGTACAACCGATGTCACTCTGCAATTCC contains:
- a CDS encoding HD domain-containing protein, with the translated sequence MDYKNEKLFEEKVFKDPVHRYIHVRDKVIWDVIGTREFQRLRRIRQLGTTYLVFHGAEHSRFQHSLGVYEIVRRIIDDGFSGQKEWNAEERLLTLCAALLHDLGHGPFSHAFEKVFALDHEKFTQDILTGDTEVNEVLRRVSPDFPQQIADVIGKTYPDKLVVSLISSQIDADRMDYLQRDAYYTGVSYGHFDMERILRVMRPAEEQVVIKFSGMHAVEDYIMSRYQMYWQVYFHPVSRSAEVILIKILHRARHLHSSGYQFTYEPVQFRSFFDRTFGLEEYISLDEGVLMTYFQWWRNEEDEILADLCDRFLNRRLFQYAEFDPATEYRKIGELEKLFKEAGLNPEYYLVTDSSSDLPYDFYRPGEENERVPIYLQMPNGELRELSRSSEIVDAISGKRRTDHKIYFPEDLLAAKRDENPLYDKILRMLRG
- a CDS encoding RsfA family transcriptional regulator, giving the protein MVKVRQDAWLEENDILLAETVLRHVREGSTQLSAFEEVGDALNRTAAACGFRWNAVVRRDYEKELAEAKKERKQAMRVLGADFKRRSQQLYSPLTGDDQEERTPVPLSALSLDTVIAYLIRLHHSGGGDSESLRWKQTAKIANDKVETLQKEIEKLQQENKTLRSDYEQFVQIMNRARRLVTLDDDTERTAPVFTMERNGNLVSKEPPINH
- a CDS encoding lipoate--protein ligase family protein, which codes for MSNLLLPKWRFIDESMIAINRSALESFAMDDTLCHLVGQKLTVPTVRTWVHDETIVLGIQDQRLPHIDDALPSLHEAGYKTIVRNSGGLAVVLDEGVLNISIILSEQDGSIDIPEGYESMLSFVQMLFPEAADQIEAYEIVGSYCPGTYDLSIGGRKFAGISQRRLRQGVAVQVYLCVEGSGAKRAELIRDLYENGLRGEQTKFTYPKIQPEVMASLSELLGQQLTVSDVNIRVQLLLQALSTEEIQMTGLTPEEMELYLFYLNRVVDRNQKMLAKG
- the hemQ gene encoding hydrogen peroxide-dependent heme synthase codes for the protein MNEAAITLDGWYVLHDFRTMDWASWKLISKEERQEAVDEFIAYLDKLQQADENKTGSHAFYTVVGQKADFMLMTLRPTIDELQELEAEFNKLTIADYTIPAYSYVSVVELSNYLAGESDEDPYQNPYVRGRLYPELPRSQYICFYPMDKKRDGEDNWYMLSMDQRKALMRSHGMIGRGYAGKVKQIISGSVGFDDFEWGVTLFSDDVLQFKKLVYEMRFDEVSARYGVFGSFFIGTILEDDKKAAFFNV
- a CDS encoding aminopeptidase encodes the protein MRIENNIPSFIDFWGVGEDKTLADLEAYLNQNEALYSKYFPIHCPRTEERLKEALNKYNEKLDDIHSISDSLPAILQEMTAVYQKKYDLDVEMSYKLLVGTFGSNAFVTRDNKREIYFAVEKLSAEQDHLKVIASHEIGHVTHFSIASRQGMDWSTVDWMHGLTTLFTEGAATYLSKQTVPGLSEPIYFTYDDEGEPWVKCYEENKSAVKRRFLDDATTGEWDMAKEKEWFRLSGGSYFGRNRIGYLLGTDYVEHLVDRLGEEAALTFWNGNDLKEDVINWLKE
- a CDS encoding spore coat protein GerQ; amino-acid sequence: MVQYYWNPGFQQQLPQFQPQFQQPNQFPSGTPPQATLPNNGRPPFVEQSYIENILRLNRGKPGVFHFSFEHAVEAGKNTLAIPGIVEAAGRDHVILSTASGKRYLMPMIYFDYAEFNEELNYFNQQT
- a CDS encoding DUF423 domain-containing protein; the encoded protein is MPFFIIAGAVNAALAVAFGAFGAHALKEKLSEHYLAIWETAVQYQMFHAIGLLVVGILMSQSLLGPSTQLTWAGYLLLAGIIIFSGSLYVLSLSGIGILGAITPIGGVAFIVGWIMLIIAAIKFGK
- a CDS encoding YwdI family protein yields the protein MITNERIIEEMERQLSYAKSAKDDQTVREALSAVRALCQVVLGGATTERPPKDEPIITPRTMAISHKPLLSSLEAKHLDEEDANGGSIFDF
- a CDS encoding uracil-DNA glycosylase codes for the protein MAGNCFQCQYFFVTWDPKSPRGCKAYGFKTRELPSIVVKRSSGMECLKYEPKKGVAKQ
- a CDS encoding uracil-DNA glycosylase — encoded protein: MTMERFGNDWDEILEEEFRKPYYLLLRDFLKEEYTNYSVYPPVEDMWTAFKLTPFKDVKVVILGQDPYHGPNQAHGLSFSVKPTVKIPPSLRNMFKELQSDIGCTIPETGTLTGWAEQGVLMLNTILTVREGEAHSHRKSGWHLFTDEVIRKLSVREKPVVFILWGRPAQEKKKLIDVTRNAIIESVHPSPLSVRRGFFGSKPYSKANQILKQWDEKPVDWCKTVGSFNSSI